The genomic stretch GGGCGCGTCGCGGCGAAGACGACCATGGACAAAAAGAACAGGAACGAGAAGCCCGCGAAGATCCAGCCACCTGGACCGTGCCCGGAGCGCGCCGGCGGGGGGGTGCTCCCGGTGGCGCTACGTGCGTGCAGCAGCGAGCGCTCCGCTTGAACCATGGCCAGCTGGCTGCGCAAGGCGGCGATGCGCTGGTCGGCGGCGCTGGCAGCCTCCGAGGGGGTGCGGTCGTGGGTGGTCGTCGGGGCGTCGGGGGCGTGGCGGGTGTCGGTCATGGGCTCTGTCTCCTTCTGACGGGAGATAGAGCAGGACCTGTGCCACCCGTTTTCGTGAGTAATTTCAGAGAGCAGACCGCCCAGAAATCTGTCTGTCACATATTCAATCTACGAATCATAGATGAGCGTCAGTCGCGCACGCGCAGCCCGAGCTGGTTGAAACGCAGCTGCACGCGCCGCGCGTTGTCGCTCGGCTCCCCCCTCAGCAGGCGCCGCGCCATCGCTTCGAAGTCTCCCCCTGTCTCGGCGAACAAGCGCTCATACAGCGCGCGCTCGAGGTCGCGTGCGACATCACGCGGCTGGTCCCGAGGCACGAGCTCCGGCCATCCCACCACGTCCGCCCCCGTGGGCCCCCTGACTGGAGCCGAAGGAACCCAGCTGGCGGCGAGCAGCTCGTCCACCAGTCGCTCTGGGATCGGCACGATGCGCGCCTCACCGGCGGCCGCACGCCCCGCATCGGCGGCCGTCAGGGCGTCCGAGAGGGACAAGAGGCACGCGTTCGACACCAGCAAACGCAGCTCCCGTACATTGCCTGGGAACGCGTGGCGCATGAGGGCCGCGAGCGATCGGTCACTGAACGCAAAGCTCAATTGCCCAGCGTGCGTGTCCGCCGCAGAGCCCGGCAGACGCGCTGTGGCGCGCAGTCCGGGAGGGAGCGCCGCGGCCCGCAAGTACGCCGCCAGCAGCGCGGCGTCGGCCTCGGCGAACGTCTCCTCGACGGTGCGCGCGAGCAGCGCGGGCAAGTCCTCGCGGCGCTCGCGCAGCGGTGGCACCACCAGGCCCGCCGCAGGGTTGAGGCGCGCATAGAGGTCGGCCCGGAACCGACCGCGCCGGACCGCGTCCCGCAGGTTCGTGTTAGTCGCGGCGAGCACCTTCACGTCGACGGGGCGCGCCTGGTGCTCCCCCAGCCGCGTGACCTGGCGCTCCTGCAGCACCATCAGGAGCATCCGCTGCACCTCGAGCGAGAGGTTGCCGATCTCGTCGAGCAGCAGCGTGCCCCCGTGCGCGGCCTCGAAGCGCCCAGCGCGATCCACTGCGCCACTGAAGGCGCCTCGCGCGCTCCCGAACAGCTCGGCGCCTACCAACCCTTCGGGGAGCGCGCTGACGTCCACGGTGACGAAGGGACCGGCGCGCCCGCTCGCGGCGTGCACCACCTGTCGCGCGAGCGCGCTCTTGCCCGTGCCCGGCTCGCCCGTGATGAGTACCGGTAGAGACGTCCGCGCCAGGGTCATAGCGTCGCGACGTAGACGCGCCATGGCGGGCGAGACGCCGAACTCGTAGTCCGAGCCGAAGCTGGGTGCGTCTCGGCGAGCGAGGACGCGCTCCACCAGCAGACCGAGCGCGCGCGCGTCGAAGCCGTCGGCGCCCGCCAGGACGACGTACTCGTCGGCGGCGGCGTCGGCGCCACGCAAGCGCAACTCCTCCGTCGACGTCATCAAGATGACCGGTAGCGCGGGACGCAGCGCGCGGATGCGCGCGAGGATGGCGAGGCCCTGCAGCGCACGCCGGCGCGAAAGGCTGGGCGTGGGCACCCCGGCCTCGTCGTTCGCCACCAAGCGCTCCTCGGGGAGCTCGAAGTGCATGTCCAACAGCACCACGTCCAGGTCCCGGTGGCGCGAAAGGGCCTGCTCGGTCTCGCCCCAGTCGTGGGCGTGGGTGAGCGTGCAGCCCGGCCGACGCGCGCAGGTCCAGCAGGGGCCCGCCAGCTCGCAGCGCGTCGCGTAGCGATAGTCGCGCAGCAGCGCATGAGCGAGCTCCACGTAGCGCTCCCCGTCGTCCACGAGCAGGACCTTCGGAGGTCGGCGCGGCTCGACGCTCACGCGTCGGCCTCCTGCGCGCGTACGAATGCGCGGCACGCGTCGTCCACGACGAGCGCCAAGCGGCAGGCCTCCGACACCGCGTCCGCATGATGGGCACGCACCCGCGGCTCGAGCGCCATCAGCGCCTCGAGGGCGACGCGGATGCCGGGCGGCACGTCCGCCTCCGAGACCTGCGAAGCCGAGACGCGCGCCTCGTACACGGCCAACGCCGTGTGGGTACCGTCGGTCCTGAAGAGGTCCGCCACGAGCATGTCCAGCAGCACGGGTGGAGGATCTTCGGGTGGGAGGTTGCGGGCGGCGCGCGTGACGTACTTGCCGACGTCGTGGCGCAACGTGAGCGCGAGCTCGGTCAGACGGGAGCGCGCGTCGGCGCTCATGCGCCCAACACCCGCGCGATGGCCTGCGCGTCGAACGCTGGGATGGCGTGGACCGCACCATAGAGCTGCTGCAGGTTCGCCAGACGGCGCGCCGGGAAGTCGTGCACGAAGAGGGCGGGCACGTCGCACCCCTGGGCGCGCAGCTGCGCCAACACGATGGTGCCTTGCTGATCTTGCAGGTGTCGCAGCGCGCGCGTCCGATCACCCCCGAAGCGGCGCGCGGCGAGGTCGTCCGCGTCGCCCTCGAGCGCGTCCGCCGGGGTGCGCTCGAAGCGCAGGTCCAGCAAGAGCCCCTCCGGGGCGAAGTCGCGCGCCACCTCCCGCGCCTCCCGCGCGCTGTGCGCGACGCGCAGCTCGAAGCGCTGACCCAGAAAGAGCCGCACGAACTCCTCGTACTCGTGGCCGTCTTCAACCACCAGCAATCGACGCACCGAGCCGCTCATCGAGCGCAGCGTGCCACGCCGACGCCCTCCCAGGCTACGCGTTGTAAGCACATGGGAACGACACCACGACCGACTTCACGAAGCCATCCCGACCGGGCTCGATCGAGATGGCCCCGCCATAGCGGTCGACGGCCGCGCTGACCAGTCCGAGCCCGCGCCCGAACTCCCGGTCTCGGATCATCTCCAGCGTCAGCGGCGCGTCGCTGGTGTCGCTGACCTCGATGTGGACCGTCTCCTCCCCGGTCACTTCGAGCTCGACCCGCACCCCCAGGCGCACGCTGCGCGGCGCCGGACCGCGCCCCACCGCCAACACGGCGTTGCGAAAGATGTTCTTGAGCACCAGCACGAGGTCCACGCGGAACACCTCGACCGCGACGGGCTGCTCGGCCTCCACCACCAGGCCGTCCAGCTCCACCCCCGAGGGCGCGTACTCCTGCCGCACCTCCGCGACCACCTGCTCGAACAGGGCCCGGTCGACGTCCGTACGGATGAGGCCGTCCACCAATTCCTTGAGCGACGCATCGAACGCGCTGAGGGCGGCGTGCGCGGCCTGCAAGCGCCGCTCTCTCCGTGGGGTGTGGCGCGCCGCGAGGGCGGGAGTGAGCTCCACGATGACGCGGATGGCGTCGCGGGCGGCCCGGAAGGTACGGTCGCTACGGACGTCGAAGCGCCCGCCCAACGCGCGCTCGAAGGCGCGCAGGTAGGCGTCGAAGGCCTGGTCCAGCGGCAAGCTGCCGGCGCTGCCCAGCAAGCGCGACTCGAGAAAGCTGCGCTGTTCCGAGGTGGGCTCTCCGGCACCCAGCAAGTGCAACACCTCCCGCGCGGCGCCGACGCGATGCTTGAGCAGCTCGTGGCGCAGCGACCCGACCAGGTACGCGATGGCAGGGTGCAGCTCTGGCTGCTCGCGCACCAGGCGCGCCAGCGACACTCCGCGGTGGCGGAGCCAGGTCCGCAGGCGGGCGCCCGCGAGGGCCAACAACAGCCCGGACAGCACCCCGAGCGCGACCCAAGCGGCCGTCGGAACGGCGCTGACGCGCGCTGGCTCCATGACCGCGCTCGGCGGTGGCAGGGGCGTCTCCGTCAGGATGCTCGCGCCCGGAGACAGCGACCGCAGCTCCTCCCGCACCGCGTCGGCGTCCCGGGCGTCTGGGCGCGCGCGGAGGTACCGCTCGAACAGACGCGCGGCCTCGGCGTCGTTGCCGCGACCGACGTGCAGCCGCGCGATGATGGGGTAGTACCCTGGGTCCATCGGGCCGTCGTCCAGTCCGCGTCGGATCTCACGGTAGGCTGCGTCGTCGTCCTCGGCCGCCAGCCGTCGGATGCCCTCCTGGTAGTGCGTGTCCGCCGTGGCCAGGCGACGACGGGCGGTAGCGCTGGCGGGGTGCGTCGCAGGCAGGTCCGACCAGAACTCGAACGCGCGCGGGTCGTTCTGTGCGAACGCCTCCTGCGCCACTTCCCACGGGTCGGGCGCGGCCACCTCGGGCTCGCACCCGGCCACGGACACGTGCAGCGCGAGGGCCAGCCACAGCGATCGGCGCACGCGACCAAGAGGCACCATGGCTGGTTGATATCAGATTTCGGTGCTCGAAGCGCCAGACCCCCGCGACGCCCACGCCCCCGGAGCACCAGGTACCCGTTCACCCACCGCGTCCTCTGGCACGACGTACGCGCCCACCGCGTCCTACAGCGCGCGCACGCACCGGACAGCGCCGCCAGGCTGGTGGTCAGGCGAACGCGGACGCCCGCGGTTGGCGGTCGCGCGTGGCTTCCGTGATGACCGCCATCAGCGCGTCGAACTCGAACGGCTTCTCGACGCTGGTCACGTCGGCCCTGTCGAGGAACGCCCGCGCCGCGTCCGAACACGCACCGCCGGTCATGAACACGAACCCGCCGAGCAGCTCGGGGTGTGCCTTGGCCGCCCACTGGTACAGGTCCTGCCCAGAGCCCCCCGGCATCTGCAGGTCCGTGAGCACCACGTCGAAGTGCGGCTGCGCATCGATCACGGTCTGGGCCTGGTGCCCCGAGTCCGCGACCTCCACCTCGAAGAACTCCTCGAGCATGAGCCGCAACGTGAACTGCAGCATCGGCTCGTCGTCCACGAGCAGCAGCCGCGGTACGCGCGATCTGATTCCCGTGCTCTGCTTGTCGTTGGTTGATTCCATGGAGACCCCCGACCGAAAAGGTACCAGCAGCGCCTCGCGGCCACCAGACCCCCAGCGGAGGATGGTGCGACATGTGCCTACCAGCCGCATCAGGCTCTTGCGCGCGGCTGCTGATCGGCTAAAAGGTGTACGCAGTACACAACGCCGCGCGAGGTGGCGTAGGAGCGAAGCATGGCCATCGTTGAAGCCCTTGAACCCCGCGCGGACGGACGCCGACGTCTCGGGCTGCGCAGCCCGCTGGGAGAGCAGCCCATCGGCGAGATCACCGTGGCGACCCCGGAGGACGTGGCGGATGCCATCCGCCGCGCCCGCGTGGCGCAGAAGGCCTGGGCGGCGCGCACAGTGGAGGAGCGGGCAGCCATCGTGAACCGCGCCATCGACCGCTACCTCGCGCACCAAGACGACATCATCGCCACGCTGCGCGCCGAGACGGGCAAGACGCGCGCCGAGTGCGTGTTCATGGAGTTGCTGCCGTCCTGTGACTTCATCAACTACTGGAGCCATCGCGCGCCCAAGGACCTGGCCGAGCACAAGCGCAAGATCCACGGCTACCTGCGCCCGCTCAAGCGCCTCCAGGTGGCCTACCGGCCGCTCGGTGTCGTGGGCGTCATCACCCCGTGGAACGGCCCGTTGAGCCTCGCCACCAACCCCACGGCGCAGGCACTGCTCGCGGGCAACGCGGTGCTGCTCAAGCCCTCCGAGGTGACGCCCGAGTCCAGCGCGTGGGCCGTGCGCTGCTTCCGCGAGGCCGGCGTGCCCGACGACGTGGTGCAGGTGCTCTACGGAGACGGTGAGACGGGCGCGGCGCTCGTGAGGGGTGGCATCGACAAGATCTCGTTCACGGGGAGCGTGCGCACCGGCACCAAGATCGGCGTGGCCTGCGCCGAGCAGCTCATTCCGTGCACGCTCGAGCTGGGCGGCAAGGACGCCATGATCGTGTGCGCCGACGCCAACGTCGAGCGCGCCGCGCGCGGCGCCGTGTTCAACTCCATGCTCAACACCGGGCAGGTGTGCATGGGCGTCGAGCGCGTGTACGTCATGGAGGAGATCGCCGACGAATTCGAGCGCATCGTGCGTGAGCAGGTCGCTGCGCTGCGCTATGGTCCGGGCGAGGACGTCGACATCGGCGCGGTGTTCTGGGACAAGCAGCTGGACATCATCCGGCACCACGTCGACGACGCGCGCAAGCGCGGGGCCACCATCGACGTGGGCGGCGACGTGGATCGCTCGGCGGGCGTGTTCTACAAGCCGACGCTGCTGACCAACGTCACGCACGACATGGAGATCATGCGCGAGGAGACCTTCGGGCCCATCGTCGCGATCATGCGCGTCAGCAGCGAGGCCGAGGCCATCCGGCTGGCGAACGACAGCGAGTACGGGCTCAGCGCGAGCGTGTGGACCAAGGACGTCGAGAAGGGCATCCGCATCGCGAAGCAGATCGAGGCGGGCTCGGTGTGCATCAACGACGCGACGCTGGCGTACGGCGTGCCCGAGGCTCCCTTCGGCGGCCTGAAGAAGAGCGGTCTCGGCTCCGTGAACGGCCTGGGTGCGCTCCGCAGCTACAGCCACGAGCTGCCCATCGTCATCGACCGCTGGGGCCTCGACAAGGAGGACCACTGGTACCCCTTCACCGACAAGACGGTCCGCAACCTCGAGTACACGTTGAAGTACGTCTTCGGCACCAAGCTGCGGCGCTTCTTCAGCTGACGCGGGGCACCACGTCCACCTCGACGCACACGTGACGAGGTGGACGACGCAGCCCGCGGGCGTTCGTAAGAGGCAGGGCTTGCGGGACTCCGGCTTCACCATCTAGGCTCGACGACATGACCCCGGAGCCCATCCTCGACGAGTGGTTTGGCGACCTCAACGCCGACGGCATCCCGAGCCAGGCCAAGGTCGCGCGCTGGTGGACCAAGTCGCCCGAGTTCGACGACTACCTGCGCATTCACTACGGGACCTTCGTCAAGCAGGCGCAGGCCGGGGGGCTGCAGGAGTGGGACGCCAAGCCCACGGGCACCCTGGCGCGCTTGCTGCTCCTGGACCAGTTCTCCCGGAACATCTTCCGCGGCACGCCACGCATGTTCGAGGGCGACGAGCTGGCCCTCAACGCCACGCTCTCGCTGCTGGACGGCGACCTCCAGACGCTGCCCGCCATCTATCAATACTTCGCGCTCATGCCGTTGATGCACGCTGAGGACCTCGCGCTCCAGGACCGCGGCGTGGCCGAGTTCGAGGCCCTCGCAGCACGCACGCCCGAGCCCACGCGCCAAGCCGTGGCGCCAGCCGTCCAGTTCGCCCGCGACCACCGTGACGTGATCGCGCGCTTCACGCGCTTCCCACATCGGAACGGAGTCTTGGGCCGCACCAGCACCCCGGACGAGTCCGCCTACCTACTCGAACACTCTGGCTGGTAGCGCGACTCAGCGCTCCTGGATGTCCTCGATGTCTTCCGCCGTGATGGTATGGCGCTCGGTCATGACCACCCGCGCAGCGTACGGCAACGGCTGGATGCCCTGTCCGCGATGGCGCGCCCAGGCCCCGGTGAACTCCGCGCCTAGAAAGAAGATCTGACACGTGTAGTAGATCCACAGCGTGAGCACCACGAGCGCCCCGGCCGCGCCGTAGGAGGAGGACACTCCCGCGCTCGCCAGGTAGGTGCCGATCAGCAGGCCACCCAGGCTGGCCAACGTGGCCGTCACGAGGCCACCGACGAACGCATCACGCCACGCGACGAGCGCGTCGGGGAGCCAGCGGTACACCAGCATCATCACCACCGTCAGCAGCAAGAGCGAGCCACCGTACTCCCCCAGCCGCAGCAGGAACGGGAGGTCCATCCACCGCGACGCCACCGTCATGATGGCCCTCAGCACGCCGAACGCCGTGAAGACCGCGGCCGTCACGAACACCATCGCGAAGGCCAGCATGCGGCGCCGCAGCACGACCCTTCCCTCGCCCTTCAGGCCCGGAGGCACCAGGGGCCGCACGCTCCAGAGGTGGTTCAAGGAAGCGCGCAGCATGCTGAACAGGCGTGTCGTGACGTACAAGATGAAGGCCACGCTGAGGGTGGTGGCGAACCCCCCGTGCTGTGGCGCGAGCGCGGCGCTGAGCGACGCGTTCACGTACTCGGCCACTTCGGTGCCCATGGAGACCTCGAGCCGCTCCGTGAGCACCTGCCGCGCCTCGTCCTGGCCCAGCACCAAGCTCGCGACGTAGAGCGCGATGACCCCGAAGGGTGTCGCCGCCATGACCACGTAGAACGCCACGGCGCCCGCCAG from Sandaracinaceae bacterium encodes the following:
- a CDS encoding sigma-54-dependent Fis family transcriptional regulator, coding for MSVEPRRPPKVLLVDDGERYVELAHALLRDYRYATRCELAGPCWTCARRPGCTLTHAHDWGETEQALSRHRDLDVVLLDMHFELPEERLVANDEAGVPTPSLSRRRALQGLAILARIRALRPALPVILMTSTEELRLRGADAAADEYVVLAGADGFDARALGLLVERVLARRDAPSFGSDYEFGVSPAMARLRRDAMTLARTSLPVLITGEPGTGKSALARQVVHAASGRAGPFVTVDVSALPEGLVGAELFGSARGAFSGAVDRAGRFEAAHGGTLLLDEIGNLSLEVQRMLLMVLQERQVTRLGEHQARPVDVKVLAATNTNLRDAVRRGRFRADLYARLNPAAGLVVPPLRERREDLPALLARTVEETFAEADAALLAAYLRAAALPPGLRATARLPGSAADTHAGQLSFAFSDRSLAALMRHAFPGNVRELRLLVSNACLLSLSDALTAADAGRAAAGEARIVPIPERLVDELLAASWVPSAPVRGPTGADVVGWPELVPRDQPRDVARDLERALYERLFAETGGDFEAMARRLLRGEPSDNARRVQLRFNQLGLRVRD
- a CDS encoding response regulator, whose amino-acid sequence is MESTNDKQSTGIRSRVPRLLLVDDEPMLQFTLRLMLEEFFEVEVADSGHQAQTVIDAQPHFDVVLTDLQMPGGSGQDLYQWAAKAHPELLGGFVFMTGGACSDAARAFLDRADVTSVEKPFEFDALMAVITEATRDRQPRASAFA
- a CDS encoding aldehyde dehydrogenase family protein; the encoded protein is MAIVEALEPRADGRRRLGLRSPLGEQPIGEITVATPEDVADAIRRARVAQKAWAARTVEERAAIVNRAIDRYLAHQDDIIATLRAETGKTRAECVFMELLPSCDFINYWSHRAPKDLAEHKRKIHGYLRPLKRLQVAYRPLGVVGVITPWNGPLSLATNPTAQALLAGNAVLLKPSEVTPESSAWAVRCFREAGVPDDVVQVLYGDGETGAALVRGGIDKISFTGSVRTGTKIGVACAEQLIPCTLELGGKDAMIVCADANVERAARGAVFNSMLNTGQVCMGVERVYVMEEIADEFERIVREQVAALRYGPGEDVDIGAVFWDKQLDIIRHHVDDARKRGATIDVGGDVDRSAGVFYKPTLLTNVTHDMEIMREETFGPIVAIMRVSSEAEAIRLANDSEYGLSASVWTKDVEKGIRIAKQIEAGSVCINDATLAYGVPEAPFGGLKKSGLGSVNGLGALRSYSHELPIVIDRWGLDKEDHWYPFTDKTVRNLEYTLKYVFGTKLRRFFS
- a CDS encoding DUF924 domain-containing protein, with the translated sequence MTPEPILDEWFGDLNADGIPSQAKVARWWTKSPEFDDYLRIHYGTFVKQAQAGGLQEWDAKPTGTLARLLLLDQFSRNIFRGTPRMFEGDELALNATLSLLDGDLQTLPAIYQYFALMPLMHAEDLALQDRGVAEFEALAARTPEPTRQAVAPAVQFARDHRDVIARFTRFPHRNGVLGRTSTPDESAYLLEHSGW
- a CDS encoding YihY/virulence factor BrkB family protein, whose translation is MNPILREVWWSYRMHDGRLLAGAVAFYVVMAATPFGVIALYVASLVLGQDEARQVLTERLEVSMGTEVAEYVNASLSAALAPQHGGFATTLSVAFILYVTTRLFSMLRASLNHLWSVRPLVPPGLKGEGRVVLRRRMLAFAMVFVTAAVFTAFGVLRAIMTVASRWMDLPFLLRLGEYGGSLLLLTVVMMLVYRWLPDALVAWRDAFVGGLVTATLASLGGLLIGTYLASAGVSSSYGAAGALVVLTLWIYYTCQIFFLGAEFTGAWARHRGQGIQPLPYAARVVMTERHTITAEDIEDIQER